From Chryseobacterium shandongense, the proteins below share one genomic window:
- the kdpB gene encoding potassium-transporting ATPase subunit KdpB, translating into MKGNNNLFQAELVNEALKQSFLKLHTSKMFRNPVMFMVYIGTLVMAGVCIWIAMGEQSQGSLVYNIIVTLILFITLLFANFAEAIAEARGKAQADSLRKTREETPAKKMKSEVLNVKSLFALEPSDFSLITSNQLKKGDVFVCEPGDIIPSDGEIIEGLATIDESAITGESAPVIREAGGDKSSVTGGTKVLSDKIKVKVTTEPGESFLDKMIALVEGASRQKTPNEIALTILLAGFTLVFIIVTVTLKPFGDYANTPITIAAFISLFVCLIPTTIGGLLSAIGIAGMDRALRANVITKSGKAVETAGDIDVLLLDKTGTITIGNRKATNFYPADGINENTLIKAAVLSSMADETPEGKSIVELSEKLDIKGILKEELALLTSHFSPEYINFTAETRSSGIDYENTRIRKGATDAIKNIVTNSGNIFPAEVEQKVREISQNGGTPLVVSENEKALGVIELQDIIKPGIKERFDRLRKMGIKTVMVTGDNPLTAKFIAEKAGVDDFIAEAKPEDKMNYIKKEQSEGRLVAMMGDGTNDAPALAQADVGVAMNSGTQAAKEAGNMVDLDNDPTKLIEVVEIGKQLLMTRGTLTTFSIANDVAKYFAIVPALFIASIPALQGLNIMGLYSPESAILSAVIFNAIVIPILIPLALKGVAYKPIGASALLRRNLLIYGLGGVLIPFIGIKIIDLIVSVFI; encoded by the coding sequence ATGAAAGGAAATAACAATTTGTTTCAGGCAGAATTAGTCAATGAAGCACTGAAACAATCTTTTTTAAAACTGCACACATCGAAAATGTTCCGCAACCCGGTGATGTTTATGGTGTACATCGGAACTTTAGTTATGGCCGGAGTATGCATCTGGATTGCAATGGGCGAACAAAGCCAGGGAAGCCTGGTTTATAATATCATTGTAACATTGATCTTATTTATCACGCTTCTTTTTGCTAATTTCGCCGAGGCTATCGCTGAAGCAAGAGGGAAAGCACAGGCAGATTCCCTCAGAAAAACAAGAGAGGAAACTCCTGCTAAAAAGATGAAAAGTGAGGTGTTAAATGTGAAAAGTCTTTTCGCTTTGGAACCTTCTGACTTTTCACTTATAACTTCTAACCAATTAAAAAAAGGAGATGTATTTGTTTGCGAACCGGGAGATATTATTCCGTCGGACGGCGAAATTATCGAGGGTTTGGCAACAATTGATGAAAGTGCCATCACCGGAGAATCTGCTCCGGTAATCCGTGAAGCAGGCGGTGATAAAAGCAGCGTGACAGGAGGAACAAAAGTGCTTTCAGATAAAATAAAGGTCAAAGTAACAACAGAACCCGGCGAAAGTTTTCTGGATAAAATGATTGCTCTCGTAGAAGGCGCTTCAAGACAAAAGACGCCTAATGAAATTGCTTTAACCATTCTTTTGGCAGGATTTACATTGGTTTTCATCATCGTTACGGTTACTTTAAAACCATTCGGTGATTATGCCAATACGCCAATTACTATTGCAGCATTTATCTCATTATTTGTATGTCTTATCCCGACAACCATTGGAGGATTATTATCAGCCATCGGAATTGCAGGAATGGACAGAGCCTTGAGAGCGAATGTGATCACTAAAAGTGGTAAAGCAGTAGAAACTGCAGGGGATATCGACGTTTTATTACTGGATAAAACCGGAACGATTACCATTGGAAACAGAAAAGCTACAAATTTTTATCCTGCTGATGGAATTAACGAAAATACATTGATTAAAGCAGCGGTTTTAAGCTCAATGGCTGATGAAACACCGGAAGGAAAATCCATTGTAGAACTTAGTGAAAAATTAGATATAAAAGGTATTTTAAAGGAAGAACTGGCACTTCTTACTTCTCACTTTTCACCAGAATATATCAATTTTACCGCAGAAACAAGAAGTTCTGGCATTGATTATGAGAACACACGAATTAGAAAAGGCGCAACTGACGCAATTAAGAATATTGTTACAAATTCGGGCAATATATTTCCGGCAGAAGTTGAACAGAAAGTCAGAGAAATCTCTCAAAACGGGGGAACGCCACTCGTGGTTTCGGAAAATGAAAAAGCACTTGGGGTTATAGAGCTGCAGGATATTATTAAACCGGGAATAAAAGAACGTTTCGACCGACTGAGAAAAATGGGTATTAAAACCGTAATGGTTACCGGAGACAATCCTCTGACGGCAAAATTTATTGCAGAAAAAGCAGGTGTTGACGATTTTATTGCAGAAGCAAAACCTGAAGATAAAATGAATTACATCAAAAAAGAACAGTCAGAAGGAAGACTGGTAGCCATGATGGGTGACGGTACCAACGATGCTCCGGCTCTTGCCCAGGCAGATGTGGGCGTGGCCATGAACAGCGGAACCCAGGCTGCCAAAGAGGCTGGAAATATGGTGGATCTCGATAATGACCCGACCAAATTGATTGAAGTGGTTGAAATAGGAAAACAATTATTGATGACCCGTGGAACACTTACGACATTCAGTATTGCGAATGACGTAGCCAAATATTTTGCCATTGTTCCGGCATTGTTCATTGCATCAATTCCAGCATTGCAGGGTCTGAATATTATGGGACTTTACTCCCCTGAATCGGCAATCCTTTCGGCAGTAATTTTCAACGCAATCGTAATCCCAATCTTGATTCCGTTAGCCTTGAAAGGTGTTGCCTACAAACCGATCGGAGCTAGTGCTCTTTTGAGAAGAAACCTTTTGATTTATGGTTTGGGAGGTGTTTTAATCCCATTCATCGGTATCAAAATTATAGACTTAATTGTATCAGTTTTTATTTAG
- a CDS encoding four helix bundle protein, giving the protein MKPHRNLKAWSDSIWLIKDLYLITKSFPKEELFGITSQMRRAALSIPLNIAEGAARTSKKEFVRFLDIAIGSIAELDTLFIISVELEFLSDEDFNLLNHKLETIGKLAYGLKRKLLSER; this is encoded by the coding sequence ATGAAACCACATAGAAATTTAAAAGCCTGGAGCGACAGCATTTGGTTAATAAAAGATTTATACCTCATTACTAAATCTTTTCCTAAAGAAGAACTTTTCGGCATTACTTCGCAGATGCGGAGAGCTGCATTATCAATTCCCCTAAATATTGCTGAAGGTGCAGCAAGAACAAGCAAGAAAGAATTTGTAAGATTTCTTGATATCGCTATTGGTTCAATTGCAGAACTTGATACCTTGTTTATCATTTCAGTAGAGTTAGAATTTTTATCTGATGAAGATTTTAATTTGCTAAATCATAAGCTTGAAACCATTGGTAAACTTGCTTATGGTTTGAAAAGGAAGTTGCTTAGTGAGAGGTGA
- a CDS encoding K(+)-transporting ATPase subunit C — protein sequence MKQNILPAIRLTLFCAVFFSGFYTLFIFGIAQAAPNNGKGEIIVSEKSNVTSKQSGKASNISPKTSYYYANVGQKFDKDEYFWSRPSAVDYNAAGAGGSNKGPSNPDYLKEVEGRIENFLKYNPKIKRSEIPSDIVTASGAGLDPNISVQAAKVQAQRIADIRKIDLKTVNTLIEKNIETPFLGIFGTEKINVLRLNIALDGLR from the coding sequence ATGAAACAAAACATATTACCAGCCATCAGATTAACGTTGTTCTGCGCGGTATTTTTTTCAGGATTTTATACACTTTTTATTTTCGGTATCGCACAGGCTGCACCGAATAATGGTAAAGGAGAAATCATTGTAAGTGAAAAGTCAAATGTGACAAGTAAGCAGTCCGGAAAAGCTTCCAACATCTCACCAAAGACTTCTTATTATTACGCTAATGTCGGACAGAAATTTGATAAAGACGAATATTTCTGGTCCCGTCCATCAGCAGTAGATTATAATGCTGCAGGAGCCGGAGGAAGCAATAAAGGACCATCCAATCCTGATTACCTGAAAGAGGTGGAAGGAAGAATCGAAAACTTTTTGAAATACAATCCAAAGATTAAAAGGTCTGAAATTCCTTCGGATATTGTCACTGCCAGCGGTGCAGGTCTTGATCCGAATATTTCTGTACAGGCAGCTAAAGTTCAGGCTCAAAGAATTGCCGACATCAGAAAAATAGACCTCAAAACAGTAAACACACTAATCGAAAAAAATATCGAAACTCCTTTTTTAGGAATTTTCGGAACTGAAAAAATCAATGTTTTAAGACTCAATATCGCATTAGACGGTTTAAGGTAA
- a CDS encoding porin, translating to MKRKLSLLAFVMLGAVSALHAQEETKSPLKISGYAEVYYQYDFNNPENNTRPGFVYSHNRNNEVNLNLGFVKANYETERFRANVALGVGTYMNANYAAEPGVLKNIYEANVGVKLSKNKNLWIDAGVLPSHIGFESAISKDCFTLTRSMLADNSPYFESGAKISYTSDSGKWFVSGLVLNGWQRIQRVDGNSTVAFGHQLTFKPNEKITLNSSSFIGNDKPDSIRQMRYFHNLYGSFQISQKFAFIAGFDMGAEQKAKGSEQYNVWYSPVVIAKYAATEKLSFAVRGEYYSDEKGVIIATGTANGYKTFGYSFNADYWILPNLVWRTELKNLSSKDDIFLNRDNILKPNSPSVVTSLAVSF from the coding sequence ATGAAAAGAAAATTATCATTACTTGCATTTGTAATGCTTGGAGCGGTTTCTGCACTGCACGCTCAGGAAGAGACTAAAAGTCCTTTAAAAATCTCCGGTTATGCAGAAGTGTATTACCAGTATGATTTTAATAATCCTGAAAACAACACAAGACCCGGATTTGTGTATAGCCACAACAGAAATAATGAGGTTAACCTTAATTTAGGATTTGTAAAAGCCAATTACGAAACCGAAAGATTCAGAGCTAATGTCGCTTTAGGTGTGGGAACTTACATGAATGCCAATTATGCGGCAGAACCCGGCGTTTTAAAAAATATTTATGAAGCCAATGTTGGGGTAAAACTATCAAAAAACAAAAACCTCTGGATTGATGCAGGTGTATTGCCTTCACACATCGGATTTGAAAGTGCCATCAGCAAAGACTGCTTTACATTGACGAGAAGTATGCTCGCAGACAACTCTCCGTATTTCGAAAGCGGTGCCAAAATCTCTTATACCAGTGATAGCGGAAAATGGTTTGTAAGCGGTCTGGTTCTGAACGGATGGCAGAGAATCCAGCGTGTAGACGGAAATTCTACGGTTGCCTTCGGGCATCAGTTAACTTTCAAACCCAATGAAAAGATTACATTAAACAGCAGCTCTTTCATTGGAAATGATAAGCCGGACAGCATCAGACAAATGAGATATTTCCACAACCTGTACGGAAGTTTCCAGATCAGTCAAAAGTTTGCCTTTATCGCAGGTTTTGATATGGGTGCAGAGCAGAAAGCTAAAGGAAGTGAGCAATATAACGTATGGTATTCGCCTGTAGTTATTGCCAAATATGCTGCTACAGAAAAACTAAGCTTCGCAGTAAGAGGCGAATATTACAGCGACGAAAAAGGCGTTATCATTGCCACAGGAACAGCCAACGGATATAAAACTTTCGGATATTCTTTCAACGCAGATTACTGGATTCTCCCTAATCTTGTATGGAGAACAGAACTTAAGAATCTAAGCAGTAAAGATGACATATTTTTGAACCGGGACAACATCCTGAAACCCAACAGCCCTTCTGTAGTAACCTCACTCGCAGTAAGCTTTTAG
- a CDS encoding HAMP domain-containing sensor histidine kinase: MKIKTKLNIGVGLLFVMIVVLSVLSVWNITKLKKDTNNILVANYNTLEYSRNMLLALEEINSDPLAFEVFEKHLEKQKKNVTEPGEKETTDKIITHFANLKNNPENTSLQSSIRKDLTELMQLNMSAIQHKSSVADDTAKDAITIISVVGMICFLLAFILMVNLPSNIADPVRQLTASIRQIANQNYKERVHFEGNSEFSELANSFNTMAEKLQEYSESRLDKILKGKKRIETLIDNMQDPVIGIDENKRVLFVNNEALSITGLQKESFVGQLIQDVAVNNDLVRNIIKNLIYPDENNDFESMKIFANGKESYFEKNIIDINIIPTGEHSSQFIGQVIMLHNITPFKELDLAKTNFIGTVSHEFKTPISSIKMGLQLLENEKIGSLNEDQKNLVNGINDDTNRLLKITGELLNIAQVESGSMKLNIGPSKISDIVQYAVEANKAAAEQKNITLKIKIEDGLELVKADSEKTSWVLNNLISNAIRYSYQNSEIIVKVEQLNDSVVFSVKDTGQGIEPKYVNRVFDRYFRIPGSKKEGTGLGLSISKELIESQGGNIEVESEYGAGSTFRFTLGKM; this comes from the coding sequence ATGAAAATTAAAACAAAACTCAACATCGGTGTCGGACTTTTATTTGTGATGATTGTTGTGCTTTCCGTATTAAGCGTATGGAATATCACCAAACTGAAAAAAGATACCAATAATATTCTGGTTGCGAATTACAATACGCTGGAATATTCCCGAAATATGTTGCTCGCTCTGGAGGAAATCAATTCGGATCCGTTAGCTTTCGAGGTGTTTGAAAAGCATCTTGAAAAGCAAAAAAAAAACGTGACGGAACCCGGAGAGAAAGAAACTACCGATAAAATCATCACGCATTTTGCAAACCTTAAAAATAATCCGGAAAATACAAGCTTACAATCTTCCATCAGGAAAGACCTCACGGAACTGATGCAGCTTAATATGTCTGCCATTCAGCATAAAAGCAGTGTTGCAGATGATACCGCCAAGGATGCTATTACCATTATTTCCGTGGTGGGAATGATCTGTTTTTTACTGGCATTTATTTTAATGGTTAATCTACCGTCTAATATTGCAGATCCTGTGCGTCAGCTTACGGCAAGTATCCGGCAGATTGCCAATCAGAATTACAAGGAAAGAGTACATTTTGAAGGAAACAGCGAATTTAGCGAGCTTGCAAATTCTTTCAATACCATGGCTGAAAAGCTTCAGGAATATTCCGAAAGCAGGCTTGATAAAATTTTGAAAGGTAAAAAACGCATCGAAACGCTTATCGATAATATGCAGGATCCTGTAATTGGGATTGATGAAAATAAACGGGTACTTTTTGTAAACAACGAGGCATTAAGCATTACCGGGCTTCAGAAAGAAAGCTTCGTAGGACAGTTGATTCAGGATGTGGCTGTGAATAATGATCTTGTGCGAAATATTATCAAAAATCTTATATATCCTGACGAAAATAATGATTTTGAATCGATGAAAATCTTTGCTAACGGAAAAGAAAGCTATTTTGAAAAAAATATCATCGACATTAATATTATCCCAACGGGTGAACATTCCAGTCAGTTTATCGGCCAGGTAATTATGCTTCATAATATCACCCCTTTTAAAGAGCTGGATCTGGCAAAAACCAATTTTATAGGAACGGTTTCGCATGAGTTTAAAACACCGATTTCATCTATCAAAATGGGGTTACAACTTCTGGAAAATGAAAAAATAGGCAGCCTGAATGAAGACCAGAAAAATCTTGTGAACGGCATTAATGACGACACCAACAGGCTCTTGAAAATCACCGGAGAACTGTTGAATATTGCTCAGGTGGAAAGCGGTTCGATGAAATTAAATATTGGGCCTTCCAAAATATCAGACATCGTACAATACGCCGTAGAGGCAAATAAAGCAGCGGCGGAACAAAAAAACATTACCCTCAAAATTAAAATCGAAGACGGACTTGAACTGGTGAAAGCCGACAGTGAAAAAACTTCTTGGGTCCTTAATAATTTGATTTCTAATGCGATCCGTTATTCTTATCAGAATTCAGAAATTATTGTTAAAGTTGAGCAACTAAATGATAGTGTTGTTTTTTCAGTGAAAGATACGGGACAAGGCATTGAACCGAAATACGTTAACCGAGTCTTTGACCGTTATTTCAGGATTCCGGGCAGCAAAAAAGAAGGTACGGGATTAGGGCTAAGCATCAGTAAAGAGCTTATCGAATCTCAGGGTGGAAATATAGAAGTTGAGAGTGAATATGGAGCCGGAAGTACTTTCAGGTTTACGCTTGGAAAAATGTAA
- a CDS encoding sensor protein KdpD, with protein sequence MNTNSAQDFLNLIKKSRRGKFKIYIGMSAGVGKTYRMLQEAHALLENGIDVKIGYIETHYRKETHALLQGLPVIPRRKLFYKGKELEELDVQAVLNLRPEVVIVDELAHTNIEGSKNEKRWQDVVEILDAGINVISAVNIQHIESLNEEVKEITNIEVKERVPDSVLSQADEVVNIDLTAEELINRLKAGKIYDKTKISAALNNFFKAESILQLRELALKEVASQVTRKVESEVTIHKSLKKEKFLACISSNEKTAKNVIRKTARLANYYNSQWYLLYVQVPSERSDKIALDKQRHLINNFKLATELGAEIIKVEDTKVAHAIMSQCEERNVTTVCIGKPHLNLWKIILATDTFNTLLNKLSQENIDLVILS encoded by the coding sequence ATGAATACAAACTCTGCACAGGACTTCCTCAACCTGATCAAAAAGTCAAGACGGGGAAAATTTAAAATCTACATCGGAATGAGCGCCGGGGTAGGGAAAACCTACCGTATGCTGCAGGAAGCCCATGCCCTTCTGGAAAACGGAATTGATGTGAAAATAGGCTATATCGAAACGCATTATCGTAAAGAAACACATGCATTATTACAAGGTTTGCCTGTTATTCCAAGAAGGAAATTATTTTACAAAGGCAAAGAGCTTGAAGAACTTGATGTTCAGGCAGTTTTAAATCTCCGTCCGGAAGTGGTGATTGTGGACGAGCTGGCTCATACCAATATTGAAGGGAGCAAAAACGAAAAAAGATGGCAGGATGTAGTGGAAATTTTAGATGCGGGAATCAATGTGATTTCTGCGGTCAACATTCAGCATATTGAAAGCCTTAATGAAGAAGTAAAAGAGATTACCAATATTGAAGTAAAGGAAAGAGTTCCTGATTCCGTACTTTCCCAGGCAGATGAGGTCGTGAATATCGATTTAACTGCGGAAGAACTTATTAACCGGCTGAAAGCAGGAAAGATTTATGATAAAACTAAAATCAGTGCAGCATTAAACAATTTTTTTAAAGCGGAAAGTATTTTACAGCTTAGAGAGCTTGCCTTGAAAGAGGTAGCTTCGCAGGTAACGAGAAAAGTAGAATCTGAAGTTACAATTCATAAATCGTTGAAAAAGGAAAAATTCCTGGCCTGCATCAGCTCTAACGAAAAAACGGCAAAGAATGTGATCCGAAAAACGGCAAGGCTTGCGAATTATTACAACAGCCAGTGGTATCTTCTATATGTTCAGGTTCCCAGTGAACGTTCGGATAAAATTGCATTAGACAAGCAGCGACATTTAATTAATAACTTTAAATTAGCCACAGAATTGGGTGCGGAAATTATTAAGGTGGAAGACACGAAAGTAGCACACGCTATCATGAGCCAATGCGAGGAAAGGAATGTCACTACAGTATGCATCGGGAAACCTCATCTGAATCTCTGGAAGATTATTCTGGCAACCGATACCTTTAATACATTACTCAATAAGTTGTCTCAGGAAAATATAGATTTGGTTATTTTAAGTTAG